A stretch of Haloprofundus halophilus DNA encodes these proteins:
- a CDS encoding uracil-DNA glycosylase family protein translates to MKNVTDRTSNPFGMRPSCAEFVPGYGDANAHFHVVGDHPGVHGGADAGVPFTNEAGLKLQEALVDAGLLRSAGDEPDVDRTFLSYLHMCVAETTPTQAEYDDMERFFDAELRAIAAHVIVPVGARATKHVLETYTAQAWKTEIDMEKLHATEMRGSGWLVVPVKDPAEWEDDDADRLVEALLTLQSTDYRRETDLGRFLPGGESYLVR, encoded by the coding sequence GTGAAGAACGTCACCGACCGCACGAGCAACCCGTTCGGCATGCGGCCGTCCTGCGCCGAGTTCGTCCCCGGCTACGGCGACGCCAACGCGCACTTCCACGTCGTCGGCGACCACCCCGGCGTCCACGGCGGCGCCGACGCCGGCGTCCCCTTTACGAACGAGGCGGGTCTGAAACTCCAGGAGGCGCTCGTCGACGCGGGGTTACTCCGCAGCGCGGGCGACGAACCGGACGTTGACCGGACGTTTCTCTCGTACCTCCACATGTGCGTCGCGGAGACGACGCCGACGCAAGCGGAGTACGACGACATGGAACGCTTCTTCGACGCCGAACTCCGCGCCATCGCCGCGCACGTCATCGTGCCCGTGGGCGCGCGGGCGACGAAGCACGTCCTCGAGACGTACACCGCTCAGGCGTGGAAAACCGAAATCGACATGGAGAAGCTCCACGCGACGGAGATGCGCGGTAGCGGCTGGCTCGTCGTCCCGGTCAAAGACCCCGCGGAGTGGGAAGACGACGACGCCGACCGCCTCGTCGAAGCGCTGTTGACGCTCCAGTCGACCGACTACCGCCGCGAGACGGACCTCGGTCGATTCCTCCCCGGCGGCGAGTCATACCTCGTTCGCTGA
- a CDS encoding acyl-CoA synthetase, producing the protein MTQHNLESYEEAYDSFTWDDIYGEADWDAPERLNIAHEVCDRHAADGENVALRYVGTDRSSETLTFAELKEQSNRFANALESLGVERGDRVFSYMPRVPEHYVALVGALKRGAVWGSVNERFGPDGIAYRLDDCDAKLVVTTAENEETVERALDDAPSVETVVVLGADGDRGERRRGDERHDDVDFDRALSEASDEYEAAETGGEDDALLYYTSGTTGLAKGVLHKHRWVAGVAATQRFAVDLQPDDLYWSTADLGWLTGPINTLGAWFWGTTLFTYEGEFDPETWADLLDEYPVSVLFSVPTAYRMLRANEEVLAGVDLDLRHALSIGEPLSAGVIDWAEERLGVTVYDTYGQTETGNMVVNNYPTMELRPGSMGKPLPGVTSDIVDPETGEPLGPGETGEIAHRGEFPCFFAEYWDKPEQTADCFVGDWYLSGDLAQKDEDGYFWFEGRADDVILSSGYRIGPFEVESSLGEHPAVAEAAVVPKPDPERGNIVKAYVVLAEGETPSDDLAEDVKQHVRNELSAHEYPREVEFVDDLPKTVTGKIRRTELRDRTDDPTA; encoded by the coding sequence ATGACACAGCACAACCTCGAATCGTACGAGGAGGCGTACGACTCGTTCACGTGGGACGACATCTACGGCGAGGCCGACTGGGACGCGCCCGAGCGCCTGAACATCGCACACGAAGTGTGTGACCGCCACGCCGCCGACGGCGAGAACGTCGCGCTCCGCTACGTCGGCACCGACCGCTCCAGCGAGACGCTCACCTTCGCCGAACTGAAGGAGCAGTCGAACCGCTTCGCCAACGCGCTCGAATCGCTCGGCGTCGAGCGCGGCGACCGGGTGTTCTCGTATATGCCGCGGGTGCCCGAACACTACGTCGCGCTCGTCGGGGCGCTGAAGCGGGGTGCGGTGTGGGGAAGCGTCAACGAGCGGTTCGGCCCCGACGGCATCGCCTACCGCCTCGACGACTGCGACGCGAAACTCGTCGTCACGACCGCCGAGAACGAGGAGACGGTGGAGCGGGCGCTCGACGACGCGCCCTCGGTCGAGACGGTCGTCGTTCTCGGAGCCGACGGCGACCGCGGCGAGCGGCGACGGGGCGACGAACGCCACGACGACGTCGACTTCGACCGGGCGCTGTCGGAGGCGAGCGACGAGTACGAAGCGGCCGAGACGGGCGGCGAGGACGACGCGCTGCTCTACTACACGAGCGGGACGACCGGACTGGCGAAGGGCGTCCTCCACAAACACCGGTGGGTCGCGGGCGTCGCGGCGACCCAGCGCTTCGCCGTCGACCTCCAACCGGACGACCTCTACTGGAGCACGGCCGATTTGGGCTGGCTCACCGGCCCCATCAACACGCTCGGCGCGTGGTTCTGGGGGACGACGCTGTTCACGTACGAGGGCGAGTTCGACCCCGAAACGTGGGCCGACCTGCTCGACGAGTACCCCGTCTCCGTCCTCTTCAGCGTCCCCACCGCCTACCGGATGTTGCGGGCGAACGAAGAGGTGCTCGCGGGCGTCGACCTCGACCTCAGACACGCGTTGAGCATCGGCGAGCCGCTGAGCGCGGGCGTCATCGACTGGGCCGAAGAGCGCCTCGGCGTGACGGTGTACGACACCTACGGACAGACCGAGACGGGCAACATGGTCGTCAACAACTACCCGACGATGGAGCTCCGGCCGGGGAGCATGGGCAAACCGCTGCCCGGCGTGACCTCCGACATCGTCGACCCCGAGACGGGCGAACCCCTGGGGCCGGGCGAGACGGGCGAGATCGCCCACCGCGGCGAGTTCCCCTGCTTCTTCGCCGAGTACTGGGACAAACCCGAACAGACCGCCGACTGCTTCGTCGGCGACTGGTATCTCTCCGGCGACCTCGCCCAGAAGGACGAGGACGGCTACTTCTGGTTCGAGGGCCGCGCCGACGACGTCATCCTCTCCTCCGGATACCGCATCGGCCCGTTCGAGGTGGAGTCGTCGCTCGGCGAACACCCGGCCGTCGCGGAGGCGGCCGTCGTCCCGAAACCCGACCCCGAGCGCGGCAACATCGTGAAGGCGTACGTCGTCCTCGCCGAGGGTGAGACGCCGTCGGACGACCTCGCCGAAGACGTCAAACAGCACGTCCGAAACGAACTCTCCGCGCACGAGTACCCGAGAGAGGTCGAGTTCGTCGACGACCTGCCGAAGACGGTGACGGGCAAGATTCGACGGACCGAACTGCGCGACCGGACCGACGACCCGACGGCGTAG
- a CDS encoding MBL fold metallo-hydrolase — translation MSPPSDTTWRVPLRGVNAYLVDAEGLTLVDAGTPMDAARLREYVERAGYSLSELERVLLTHYDFDHVGALAELAEMGLDAPVYASEPDASFLLGEAKPPLGNRKGALQRALGAFLDAPDLSVERVVDGDAVGPFVAYRTPGHTPGHTSFVHREYGLALVGDLVRGDGGRFARLPSALAYDADRNDESVRQLAEHLDDVDVVGTGHGAPVRSDGGRRFREYADSL, via the coding sequence ATGAGTCCGCCTTCCGACACGACGTGGCGGGTACCGCTCCGCGGCGTCAACGCGTATCTCGTCGACGCCGAGGGACTGACGCTCGTCGACGCCGGGACGCCGATGGACGCCGCACGCCTCCGCGAGTACGTCGAACGCGCCGGATACTCGCTGTCCGAACTCGAACGCGTCCTCCTCACCCACTACGACTTCGACCACGTCGGCGCGCTCGCCGAACTTGCGGAGATGGGTCTCGACGCGCCCGTTTACGCCAGCGAACCCGACGCGAGCTTTCTGCTCGGCGAGGCGAAACCGCCGCTCGGCAACCGGAAGGGGGCTCTCCAGCGGGCGCTCGGCGCGTTTCTCGACGCGCCCGACCTCTCGGTCGAACGCGTCGTCGACGGCGACGCGGTCGGTCCGTTCGTCGCCTACCGGACGCCCGGGCACACGCCGGGGCACACCTCCTTCGTCCACCGCGAGTACGGACTGGCGCTCGTCGGCGACCTCGTCCGCGGCGACGGCGGTCGGTTCGCGCGCCTCCCGTCGGCGCTCGCCTACGACGCCGACCGCAACGACGAGAGCGTCCGCCAGTTGGCCGAGCACCTCGACGACGTCGACGTCGTCGGGACGGGTCACGGCGCGCCCGTCCGCTCCGACGGCGGCCGGCGGTTCCGCGAGTACGCCGACTCGCTCTGA
- a CDS encoding DnaJ domain-containing protein, which yields MPENFYDLLGVSDDATQAELKAAYRAKAREYHPDVNDDDRATAQFQTIRRAYDVLSDESERADYERLGHRTYVKKRMKGYPSASRWGDDEDSSSSPSSSGSSGASSRSSRAGTSKSSSSASTTSASRSSTARSASASGTASSTSSTGTSRGRSNRRSSGRTADASVGGHDPDAADARAKTREARRARRRQQRRQNQVRSSRRRTLLHHWTAVFGATILYVAGVAQYLFAQLPALDAFASELASAPSVATLRGSYGLDGLLPFVLEATQTPTATPEALLFPVGAVALPLSLVVTVRRFGSGTTWLYAVGALAPTVALGLSAALAPMVALVLLLAVVVPVLSATWFLGDVGRYLWATR from the coding sequence ATGCCCGAAAACTTCTACGACCTCCTCGGCGTCTCCGACGACGCGACACAGGCGGAACTGAAAGCCGCCTACCGGGCGAAGGCGCGCGAGTACCACCCCGACGTGAACGACGACGACCGCGCGACCGCGCAGTTTCAGACGATTCGCCGGGCGTACGACGTCCTCTCCGACGAGTCCGAGCGCGCCGACTACGAGCGACTGGGCCACAGGACGTACGTCAAAAAGCGGATGAAAGGCTACCCCTCCGCGTCGCGCTGGGGCGACGACGAGGACTCGTCGAGTTCCCCGAGTTCGAGCGGTTCGTCCGGCGCGTCGTCGCGTTCGAGTCGCGCCGGCACGTCGAAGTCGAGCAGTTCCGCGTCGACCACCTCCGCGTCCCGCTCGTCGACCGCTCGCTCGGCTTCGGCGTCCGGTACGGCTTCGTCGACGAGTTCGACGGGGACCTCCCGCGGTCGGTCGAACCGCCGGTCGAGCGGCCGAACCGCCGACGCTTCCGTCGGCGGCCACGACCCCGACGCGGCCGATGCCCGCGCGAAAACGCGGGAGGCACGCCGCGCACGCCGTCGTCAGCAGCGCCGGCAGAACCAGGTTCGGTCGTCGCGCCGTCGAACTCTCCTGCACCACTGGACGGCCGTCTTCGGTGCGACGATACTGTACGTCGCCGGCGTCGCGCAGTACCTCTTCGCCCAACTCCCCGCGCTCGACGCGTTCGCGTCCGAGCTCGCGAGTGCACCGTCGGTGGCGACGCTGCGCGGGTCGTACGGTCTCGACGGCCTCCTCCCGTTCGTCCTCGAAGCGACGCAGACGCCGACGGCGACGCCCGAGGCGCTCCTGTTTCCCGTCGGTGCGGTCGCACTCCCGCTCTCGCTCGTCGTCACGGTTCGCCGGTTCGGGTCGGGGACGACGTGGCTGTACGCCGTCGGCGCGCTCGCGCCGACGGTCGCGCTCGGCCTGAGCGCCGCGCTCGCGCCGATGGTCGCGCTCGTCTTACTGCTGGCCGTCGTCGTGCCCGTCCTCTCGGCGACGTGGTTCCTCGGCGACGTGGGCAGGTATCTGTGGGCGACGCGGTGA
- a CDS encoding MBL fold metallo-hydrolase, which yields MKRIQLGNTVFEGKNDVYLLDGETTTLVDTGVATTDVREQLEAELAAFGVSFADVDEILLTHWHYDHAGLAGEIQAESDAVVRVHEADAPLVAGDESALSAENETTRRKLREWGLPDDRREELLDFLSEHESLAGRPAEVTPFEDGDTFAIDGREYEAVHLPGHSAGLSAFAFEGESGEEAFVGDAILPKYTPNVGGADVRLDAPLELYVDSLVRFIDRDFDRAWPGHRDVIDDPAARAATILDHHRERTENVVGVLRERGPSDPWTVSAELFGELKNIHVLHGPGEAYAHLAHLEERGVAERDGNEYELVDDDPDIEDLFPTVDARS from the coding sequence GTGAAGCGAATCCAACTGGGAAACACCGTCTTCGAGGGGAAAAACGACGTCTACCTCCTCGACGGGGAGACGACGACCCTCGTCGACACGGGCGTCGCGACGACGGACGTCCGCGAGCAACTCGAAGCCGAACTGGCGGCGTTCGGCGTTAGCTTCGCCGACGTCGACGAGATTCTCCTCACCCACTGGCACTACGACCACGCCGGCCTCGCCGGCGAGATACAGGCCGAGAGCGACGCCGTCGTCCGCGTCCACGAAGCCGACGCGCCGCTGGTCGCCGGCGACGAGAGCGCGCTCTCGGCCGAGAACGAGACGACGCGCCGGAAACTCCGCGAGTGGGGCCTGCCGGACGACCGCCGCGAGGAACTGCTCGACTTTCTCTCCGAGCACGAGAGCCTCGCGGGTCGCCCCGCCGAGGTGACGCCGTTCGAGGACGGCGACACGTTCGCCATCGACGGCCGCGAGTACGAGGCGGTCCACCTCCCCGGCCACTCGGCCGGCCTCTCCGCGTTCGCCTTCGAGGGCGAATCGGGCGAGGAGGCGTTCGTCGGCGACGCGATTCTCCCGAAGTACACCCCGAACGTCGGCGGCGCGGACGTGCGCCTCGACGCGCCGCTGGAACTGTACGTCGACAGCCTCGTCCGCTTCATCGACCGCGACTTCGACCGCGCGTGGCCGGGTCACCGCGACGTCATCGACGACCCCGCTGCGCGCGCGGCGACCATCCTCGACCACCACCGCGAACGGACCGAGAACGTCGTCGGCGTGCTGCGCGAGCGCGGCCCGAGCGACCCGTGGACGGTGAGTGCGGAGCTGTTCGGCGAGTTGAAGAACATCCACGTGCTCCACGGTCCCGGCGAAGCGTACGCCCACCTCGCGCACCTCGAAGAACGCGGCGTCGCCGAACGCGACGGCAACGAGTACGAACTCGTCGACGACGACCCGGATATCGAAGACCTGTTCCCGACAGTCGACGCACGGTCGTAG
- a CDS encoding SDR family NAD(P)-dependent oxidoreductase produces MGELDGTSALVTGASKGIGRGIAEGFASEGAAVAINYHSDEEAAREVREAIESDGGTAVVEQADVSDEDDARELVAAVEERFGGVDVLVNNAGVLEPSPLDEMDVETWDRTISVDLRGTFLVTRFAIEGMLDRGDGRVVNVASQLGIKGAEELTHYSAAKGGVIAFTRALAREVAPDVRVNAIAPGPIETDLLDDTTEEWRENKKAEVPLGRIGDVDDVVPTAILLAGDGGDYYTGQTLSPDGGDAMH; encoded by the coding sequence ATGGGTGAACTCGACGGTACGTCCGCGCTCGTCACCGGCGCATCGAAAGGTATCGGACGCGGCATCGCGGAGGGGTTCGCGAGCGAGGGGGCCGCAGTCGCGATAAACTACCACTCCGACGAGGAGGCCGCCCGAGAGGTGCGAGAGGCCATCGAGAGCGACGGCGGTACCGCCGTCGTGGAACAGGCCGACGTGAGCGACGAGGACGACGCCCGGGAGCTCGTCGCGGCGGTCGAAGAGCGGTTCGGCGGCGTCGACGTGCTCGTGAACAACGCGGGCGTCCTCGAACCGTCGCCGCTCGACGAGATGGACGTCGAGACGTGGGACCGGACCATCTCGGTCGACCTCCGGGGGACGTTTCTCGTCACGCGCTTCGCCATCGAGGGGATGCTCGACCGAGGCGACGGCCGGGTCGTCAACGTCGCCTCTCAGTTGGGTATCAAAGGAGCCGAAGAGCTGACCCACTACTCGGCCGCGAAAGGCGGCGTCATCGCCTTCACGCGCGCGCTCGCTCGGGAGGTGGCTCCCGACGTGCGGGTCAACGCCATCGCGCCGGGTCCCATCGAGACCGACCTCCTCGACGACACCACCGAGGAGTGGCGCGAGAACAAGAAAGCGGAGGTGCCGCTCGGCCGCATCGGCGACGTGGACGACGTGGTCCCGACGGCGATACTGCTCGCCGGCGACGGGGGCGACTACTACACGGGCCAGACGCTCAGTCCCGACGGCGGCGACGCGATGCACTGA
- a CDS encoding DNA-directed RNA polymerase subunit L has protein sequence MELRVIDKTDEELRIEVAGEDHTFMNVLKGALLETESVVAATYDMNPEQSGGQTDPVLTVKTDGTDPLDALGDAAGRVQTQMGSLRDAYESAAGA, from the coding sequence ATGGAACTGCGGGTCATCGACAAGACCGACGAGGAACTCCGCATCGAGGTCGCCGGGGAAGACCACACGTTCATGAACGTGCTCAAGGGCGCGCTCCTGGAGACGGAGAGCGTCGTCGCCGCGACGTACGACATGAACCCCGAACAGTCCGGCGGGCAGACCGACCCGGTGCTGACCGTCAAGACCGACGGCACCGACCCGCTCGACGCGCTGGGCGACGCCGCCGGACGGGTCCAGACGCAGATGGGTAGCCTCCGCGACGCCTACGAGTCGGCCGCCGGCGCGTAA
- a CDS encoding DUF1684 domain-containing protein, producing the protein MSAPTDWKETLEQHRRNKDSYFSDNPQSPIPDAERHDFEGLRYYPPDDDYRFELDLHEHDEKEQVVVATTTEGERGYLRWGEFRFDVDGERQTLQAYRRDADDPGLWMPFRDETSGEETYGAGRYLDLHPEDDRADDGRWVVDFNLAYNPFCAYSARYECPMVPVENWLDVAIEAGEKTYESSEGYDATAE; encoded by the coding sequence ATGAGCGCGCCGACCGACTGGAAGGAGACTCTCGAACAGCACCGCCGAAACAAAGACAGCTACTTCAGCGACAACCCGCAGTCGCCGATTCCCGACGCCGAACGCCACGACTTCGAGGGGTTGCGGTACTACCCGCCCGACGACGACTACCGCTTCGAACTCGACCTGCACGAACACGACGAGAAAGAGCAGGTGGTCGTCGCGACGACGACCGAAGGTGAGCGGGGGTACCTCCGCTGGGGTGAGTTCCGGTTCGACGTCGACGGCGAACGGCAGACGCTGCAGGCGTACCGCCGAGACGCCGACGACCCGGGACTCTGGATGCCCTTCCGCGACGAGACCAGCGGCGAGGAGACGTACGGGGCGGGGCGATATCTCGACTTACACCCCGAGGACGACCGCGCCGACGACGGCCGGTGGGTCGTCGACTTCAACCTCGCGTACAACCCCTTCTGCGCGTACTCCGCGCGCTACGAGTGTCCGATGGTGCCGGTCGAAAACTGGCTCGACGTCGCTATCGAGGCGGGCGAGAAGACGTACGAGTCGAGCGAAGGCTACGACGCTACCGCCGAGTGA
- the hisF gene encoding imidazole glycerol phosphate synthase subunit HisF: MLTKRIIPCIDVDLDDDGNPAVYTGVNFEDLEYTGDPVEMAKRYNEAGADEFVFLDITASADGRETMLDTVSRVADEVFIPLTVGGGIRTREDIKETLRAGADKVSINTAALERPELITEGAAAFGSQCIVISVDARRRYDEEGEYYARVDGESCWFECTVKGGREGTGTDVVSWAEEAESRGAGELFVNSIDADGTKDGYDIPLTKGVCDTVSTPVIASSGCGGPEDMYEVFTEAGADAGLAASIFHFGEYSIRDVKEYLDERDVPVRL, translated from the coding sequence ATGCTGACGAAGCGCATCATCCCCTGTATCGACGTCGACCTGGACGACGACGGGAACCCGGCCGTCTACACCGGCGTCAACTTCGAGGACCTCGAGTACACCGGCGACCCGGTCGAGATGGCGAAACGGTACAACGAGGCGGGCGCCGACGAGTTCGTGTTCCTCGACATCACCGCCTCCGCCGACGGCCGCGAGACGATGCTTGACACCGTCTCGCGCGTCGCCGACGAGGTGTTCATCCCGCTGACCGTCGGCGGCGGCATCCGAACCCGCGAGGACATCAAGGAGACGCTCCGCGCCGGGGCCGACAAAGTCTCTATCAACACCGCCGCACTGGAGCGTCCCGAACTCATCACCGAGGGCGCGGCGGCGTTCGGCAGTCAGTGCATAGTCATCAGCGTCGACGCCCGCCGTCGCTACGACGAGGAGGGGGAGTACTACGCGCGGGTCGACGGCGAGTCCTGCTGGTTCGAGTGCACCGTCAAAGGCGGCCGCGAGGGGACCGGAACCGACGTCGTCTCGTGGGCCGAAGAGGCCGAATCCCGCGGCGCGGGAGAGCTGTTCGTCAACTCTATCGACGCCGACGGGACGAAAGACGGCTACGACATCCCCCTGACGAAAGGCGTCTGCGACACCGTCTCGACGCCCGTCATCGCCTCCTCCGGCTGTGGCGGTCCCGAAGATATGTACGAGGTGTTCACCGAGGCTGGCGCGGACGCCGGCCTCGCCGCCTCCATCTTCCACTTCGGCGAGTACTCGATTCGGGACGTCAAGGAGTACTTGGACGAACGCGACGTGCCGGTTCGACTGTAA
- a CDS encoding glycoside hydrolase family 13 protein yields the protein MKETQDATSEDADPAHVDRAWWKESVVYQIYPRSFNDSDGDGVGDIPGIIEKLDYLDDLGIDIVWLNPVYESPNADNGYDIADYRSIMDEFGTMDDWERLLEGLHDRDIRLIMDLVVNHTSDEHAWFTKSRDPDSEYRDYYIWRHGRTDVDGFTGHEGPEHEAPPNEWGSFFGGPAWAYDERSEEWYMHLFDRKQPDLNWENPEVRDEVFEMMEWWLEKGIDGFRMDVINLVSKPDSVTQHDPPHVYDDFDATIDGPKVHDYIGEMGDRVLADRDVFTVGEMIGQEMSMEEALRYVGDDGDGLSTLFHFDHVLLDQGENIWDYHGYELGELKRVFSRWQNGLFPDGWNSLYLSNHDQPRLVSRFGDDGEYRAESAKLLATLLFTLRGTPYVFQGAEIGMTNYPFESLSEFRDVETINPVRDALDSGEVSSFEEIKGGLRENSRDNARTPVQWSDDENAGFTDGEPWINVNPNYQEINVEAARDDPASVWHYYRRLIDVRKENDVLVYGEYDLYYPDHDRLWAYTRTLGDETALVVHNFADRKTAFELPASVRESVDDTTAELLLGNYDAADGPPVEHDVDALALRPWESRVYRLG from the coding sequence GTGAAGGAGACACAGGACGCGACGAGCGAGGACGCCGACCCCGCGCACGTCGACCGGGCGTGGTGGAAAGAGTCGGTCGTCTACCAGATCTACCCGCGGAGCTTCAACGACAGCGACGGCGACGGCGTCGGCGACATCCCCGGCATCATCGAGAAACTCGACTACCTCGACGACCTCGGCATCGACATCGTCTGGCTCAATCCGGTGTACGAGTCGCCGAACGCGGACAACGGCTACGACATCGCCGACTACCGCTCCATCATGGACGAGTTCGGGACGATGGACGACTGGGAGCGGCTGCTCGAAGGGCTCCACGACCGCGACATTCGGCTCATCATGGACCTCGTCGTCAACCACACCTCCGACGAGCACGCGTGGTTCACGAAGTCGCGCGACCCCGACAGCGAGTACCGCGACTACTACATCTGGCGGCACGGTCGCACCGACGTCGACGGTTTCACCGGTCACGAGGGGCCGGAACACGAGGCTCCGCCGAACGAGTGGGGGTCGTTCTTCGGCGGTCCCGCGTGGGCCTACGACGAGCGGAGCGAGGAGTGGTACATGCACCTGTTCGACCGAAAGCAGCCCGACCTCAACTGGGAGAATCCCGAGGTGCGCGACGAGGTGTTCGAGATGATGGAGTGGTGGCTGGAGAAGGGCATCGACGGCTTCCGGATGGACGTTATCAACCTCGTCTCGAAACCCGACAGCGTCACCCAGCACGACCCGCCGCACGTGTACGACGACTTCGACGCCACCATCGACGGCCCGAAAGTCCACGACTACATCGGCGAGATGGGCGACCGGGTGCTCGCCGACCGCGACGTGTTCACCGTCGGCGAGATGATCGGCCAGGAGATGTCGATGGAGGAGGCACTCCGGTACGTCGGCGACGACGGCGACGGCCTCAGCACGCTGTTTCACTTCGACCACGTGCTGCTCGACCAGGGCGAGAACATCTGGGACTACCACGGCTACGAGCTCGGGGAGCTGAAACGCGTCTTCAGCCGCTGGCAGAACGGCCTCTTTCCCGACGGCTGGAACAGCCTCTACCTGAGCAACCACGACCAGCCGCGCCTCGTCTCGCGCTTCGGCGACGACGGCGAGTACCGCGCCGAGTCGGCGAAACTGCTCGCGACGCTCCTCTTCACGCTCCGCGGCACGCCCTACGTCTTCCAAGGAGCCGAAATCGGCATGACGAACTACCCGTTCGAGTCGCTGTCGGAGTTCCGCGACGTGGAGACGATAAACCCCGTCCGCGACGCGCTCGACTCCGGCGAGGTGAGTTCCTTCGAGGAGATAAAGGGTGGCCTGCGCGAGAACAGCCGGGACAACGCCCGCACGCCCGTCCAGTGGTCCGACGACGAGAACGCCGGCTTCACCGACGGCGAACCGTGGATAAACGTCAATCCGAACTATCAGGAGATAAACGTCGAGGCCGCCCGCGACGACCCGGCGTCGGTCTGGCACTACTACCGGCGACTCATCGACGTGCGAAAGGAGAACGACGTGCTCGTCTACGGCGAGTACGACCTGTACTACCCCGACCACGACCGCCTGTGGGCGTACACTCGAACGCTCGGCGACGAGACGGCACTCGTCGTGCACAACTTCGCGGATCGGAAGACGGCGTTCGAACTGCCGGCGTCGGTTCGGGAGTCGGTCGACGACACGACCGCCGAACTGCTGCTCGGTAACTACGACGCGGCCGACGGTCCCCCGGTCGAACACGACGTCGACGCGCTCGCTCTCCGTCCGTGGGAGAGTCGCGTCTACCGTCTCGGTTGA
- a CDS encoding DUF7550 family protein, which translates to MADQSKPSERRDVDEGDEPHQEAEDTTAGERTTAPQSAYTTSQVGTGFVVLLVGLLVVFGVPLLLA; encoded by the coding sequence ATGGCTGACCAGAGCAAACCGAGCGAGCGCCGCGACGTCGACGAAGGGGACGAACCACACCAGGAGGCCGAGGACACCACGGCGGGCGAGCGAACGACCGCCCCGCAGAGCGCCTACACCACGAGTCAGGTCGGGACCGGCTTCGTCGTCCTTCTCGTCGGCCTCCTCGTCGTCTTCGGCGTCCCGCTGCTTCTGGCCTGA
- a CDS encoding dolichyl-phosphate hexose transferase, protein MGTYNEEAAIESVLADIDEVTDGRAEVVCVDGSSDRTPEIAREHGARVIRQQPQGYGVAVEAALAAASRPVIVTTDCDGTYPMEQLPQFLDAINDGYDVVSGDRLYHGAEAMPAFNRFGNAAFALLASALMGERVHDTTTGMRAYRREVVDDIEWTENTGLSAELLIRPLLRGYAVKELPIEYDERLGETKLDPLGGGAAIANSIVRVCLEERRRRR, encoded by the coding sequence ATGGGCACGTACAACGAGGAGGCGGCCATCGAATCGGTGCTCGCCGACATTGACGAGGTGACCGACGGCCGCGCCGAGGTCGTCTGCGTCGACGGGTCGTCGGACCGCACGCCCGAGATAGCCCGCGAACACGGGGCGCGGGTCATCCGCCAGCAACCGCAGGGGTACGGCGTCGCCGTCGAGGCGGCGCTGGCGGCGGCCTCGCGGCCGGTCATTGTCACGACCGACTGCGACGGCACCTACCCGATGGAACAGCTCCCCCAGTTCCTCGACGCCATCAACGACGGCTACGACGTGGTGAGCGGCGACCGGCTCTACCACGGCGCGGAAGCGATGCCCGCCTTCAACCGCTTCGGCAACGCCGCGTTCGCGCTGCTGGCGAGCGCGCTGATGGGAGAGCGCGTCCACGACACGACGACCGGGATGCGCGCGTACCGCCGGGAGGTCGTCGACGACATCGAGTGGACCGAGAACACGGGGCTCTCCGCGGAGCTTCTCATCCGACCGCTGCTGCGCGGCTACGCCGTGAAGGAACTGCCAATCGAGTACGACGAGCGACTCGGCGAGACGAAACTCGACCCGCTCGGCGGCGGGGCCGCCATCGCGAACTCCATCGTGCGCGTCTGCCTCGAAGAGCGTCGGCGGCGTCGGTAG